A single genomic interval of Octopus bimaculoides isolate UCB-OBI-ISO-001 chromosome 10, ASM119413v2, whole genome shotgun sequence harbors:
- the LOC106877503 gene encoding heparan sulfate glucosamine 3-O-sulfotransferase 5, translating to MSCKTTATNIFVLMTNQFYINQYKKLTLIIFTICAVGLIVFTCAQTFFANNYLFNFGTDIKTLPKFEEIKHEDYSIRPKIRHRFHRYPHTSRYLPQCIIIGVRKGGTGALIHFLDIHPNIAIASTEVHFFDNNYKRGLNWYRKRMPYSFPNQITIEKTPAYFVKKHVPESVKKMNQSIKLLLIVREPVERTISDYTQIWGKLVRNSSYPAFEELAIDPVTKMVNPSFAATERSLYDKHMANWLKYFNLSQIHIVDGDNFRHNPFKEIVEIEKFLHLEHKISEKDYYFDPDKKFYCIRGFINRCLPDSKGRQHVKVQEYVKTKLRNFFRPHNEMFFKMISRRFENW from the coding sequence ATGAGTTGCAAAACCACGGCAACCAATATATTCGTATTGATGACCAATCAGTTTTACATTAATCAATACAAGAAACTGACTCTCATCATTTTTACCATTTGTGCTGTTGGTTTAATCGTTTTTACGTGTGCTCAGACATTCTTTGCCAACAATTACTTATTCAACTTTGGAACAGATATCAAAACTTTGCccaaatttgaagaaattaagcATGAAGACTACAGCATTCGTCCCAAGATCCGCCACAGATTTCATCGTTACCCCCACACGAGCAGGTATCTCCCTCAGTGTATTATTATCGGAGTTCGCAAAGGAGGTACGGGGGCTCTCATTCATTTTCTGGACATTCATCCCAACATTGCTATTGCTTCAACCGAAGTTCATTTCTTTGATAACAATTACAAGCGTGGCCTTAATTGGTACAGGAAACGCATGCCGTATTCTTTCCCAAATCAGATAACCATCGAGAAAACCCCTGcttattttgtaaaaaaacatgTCCCAGAATCTGTGAAAAAAATGAACCAATCCATTAAACTGCTTTTAATTGTACGTGAGCCTGTTGAAAGAACCATTTCTGATTACACCCAAATTTGGGGTAAATTGGTCAGAAATTCTTCATATCCAGCATTTGAAGAACTTGCAATTGACCCAGTCACAAAAATGGTAAACCCATCGTTTGCTGCCACAGAACGTTCTCTGTATGACAAACATATGGCCAACTGGCTGAAATACTTTAATCTTTCACAAATCCATATTGTCGATGGAGATAATTTTCGGCATAATCCATTTAAGGAAATTGTTGAAATTGAAAAAttcctccatttagagcacaaaATATCAGAAAAGGACTATTATTTTGACCCTGATAAGAAATTTTACTGCATAAGGGGATTCATTAATCGATGTTTACCAGACTCTAAAGGACGGCAACATGTTAAAGTGCAGGAGTACGTGAAAACAAAACTACGGAATTTTTTCCGGCCGcataatgaaatgttttttaagaTGATTTCTAGAAGGTTTGAAAACTGGTAA